A window of Methanothrix sp. genomic DNA:
AGAAGCGATCTCTGGGATGGGGTTGACGGCTTGGATCTGGCTCCGGGAGGGGGGAGGGAAATCCTCCCGTACCTTCCGCCGCCACCTGGCGTCACCACGACATCTCCTGATCGGAATGCCTCTATCGCCCTTGCAACCCTCTCATCCGTGTTCAGCTCAGATATCTCCGCGTGCAGGAGCACCTCTATCTCTGTCCTCTCTGATACAAGATCGCTCCATATCCTTCTCACGCCTCTTGTGAACACACTCCTGTGGCCGAGTGCCATCGCGATTATCTCAGCCAGCGGGATTATGTGGATGTACGGAGGCCTGTGATCCGGATGCACCGGATGCGGCAGATCAGCTAAAATCTCAACCCTGTCCCTGACGCCGAGCTTGATCGATCCGCCACATCCGCAGCGCCCCAGATGCTCGTCCATCTCCTGCATCGTGTACTGCTTGTAGCAGCTCGTGCATGCGGTTCTGTTGTACTTTCCCTCCTCAGGGTAGAATCCGACGTTTAGAATTGGCCTGCGTCCCGATCTGCGCTCTATCGCGAGCCGGATCTCTTTAAAGCTGATATCCATGAGATCGAACTGGTTGAACTCCCTTCCGAGCTTGTTGGACCATGGTGAATGGCCGTCTGAATTCGATAAAAAGGTCTTGTCCCTCAGCTCGCTTATTCGATCCGCGTAGTCCGAGTCAGCGCTGAGGCCGAGCTCTATGAAGGAAACATCATCAGCTCGATCTCCGTAACATTCTTTAAGAGATCTGTAATGCGCGAAGATCCCTGTCCAGGGCGTGAACGCGTGGCTCGGCCCTATGATGCAATCCGCGTCGATGCACGCATCAGCGATCTCAGCTCCATTCAGGAGGACTCTTGGCCTGCCGTCGGTGTCCATGTTGCTCGAGCTCTTCCGGAAGATCTCCCTCAGCTCCTCAGCCTTTGAGAGATCGGGGATGAGAATCAGATGGTGAACGCCCTTCAAATCCTCAACCTCGGCTGTCACGACGAATCCGGTCGTGCTGTTATGCCAGAGAATCCCGTCCCTCTCTGGAAGCCTCCTGAGATTCTCAAGCCATTCCGGATGGAGAGCGTCGCCTGTGCCAACGATGTGTATGCCCTTTCTGCGCGCCTCAGCCGCGATGGTGTCCAGATCCATCATCTCAGATGTGGCAGCTGAGTACCTTGAGTGGATGTGGAGATCTGCATTCACATTCATTTATTTTTATGATTTTCATTTTAAGCCTGTATTGGGCATCTCATGTGTCCTTTCAGCATTGCATTGGATTTAATGGATCTCTGCTGCAGTGCTCACAGTGGGTTCGTTGATTCCTCTGTCATGTCTATCTGCGGCAGCCTCTGCATATCTATCTCTATCCTTATCACATCCTGATCTGCCTCGAGGGATCTTACAATCACATGAAATATGTATCGCTGTGTTCGTCTCCCCTCAGGAATCACGATCCTGTGCACCTTTCGCAGCTTGCTCACGCTCGCAGCGTATACCGCCGGGCCGCTCTGCAGAAACAGCAGCCCTGGAAGGTTCAGAGAGTCGTGACCGAACGAAGGATACCGCTCCTTGACCCGCTCCTCGAGCACCGTGCGCGGTATATCCACAGCGCCCATCTCGCTCTCCACCCTTATTCCGTTCTCATCTGCACGTATCGATCTTATGTGGTATCTGAGGGCGCTGA
This region includes:
- a CDS encoding TIGR00375 family protein, with product MNVNADLHIHSRYSAATSEMMDLDTIAAEARRKGIHIVGTGDALHPEWLENLRRLPERDGILWHNSTTGFVVTAEVEDLKGVHHLILIPDLSKAEELREIFRKSSSNMDTDGRPRVLLNGAEIADACIDADCIIGPSHAFTPWTGIFAHYRSLKECYGDRADDVSFIELGLSADSDYADRISELRDKTFLSNSDGHSPWSNKLGREFNQFDLMDISFKEIRLAIERRSGRRPILNVGFYPEEGKYNRTACTSCYKQYTMQEMDEHLGRCGCGGSIKLGVRDRVEILADLPHPVHPDHRPPYIHIIPLAEIIAMALGHRSVFTRGVRRIWSDLVSERTEIEVLLHAEISELNTDERVARAIEAFRSGDVVVTPGGGGRYGRISLPPPGARSKPSTPSQRSLLDF